Genomic DNA from Streptomyces sp. AM 2-1-1:
GCCGCCGAGGGAGAGGGTCTCGCCGCCCTTGACCAGCAGGGCGGGCTCCATCTCGCCGGAGATGACGGCGTGGGTGGCGGCCGTCACCTTCGCCTCCCCCTCGGGGTCGCCGACGTAGGCGCCCCGGCCCGCGAGGTACTCCTCCACGTGGGCCCGCCGGGAGCGGAGCATGGGCGCGTCGGCCTCGTGGATCACCACCTGCGCACGCCGTCCGGTCAGCTCCCAGAGCGCGAACGCCCCTCCCACGTGATCGATGTGGCCGTGCGTCAGGAAAATCCAGCGAACGTCCTCGATGCGTCGGCCGATCGCTTTCAGGGCGGGGGCCATCCCCTCGGCGGGCGAGGTGGCGATACCCGTGTCGACGATCGCGGGTTCGTGGGCGTCGATGTAAAAGCTGTAGAGACCGAACCGGCCCCACGGTGAGACCAGGGGATGGACGGTGGCTTCGTGCGTCATGGCTCACTCTCGGTACACGTACGGGGGCCGGCCGGGCGGAGGCTCAGCTCGGTTCGGACCGGAGGAAGTCACGGGTCTCCTCGAAGACCCGGCGGTACTCCGGGAGCCAGGAGAAGTGCTGTACGAAGCCGTGGCCCGCGCCCTCGTACCGGCTCACCGTCGCCGGCACCCCGGCCTCGCGGAGCCGGCGGCCGTGGAGTTCGCCCTCGTCGCGCAGCGGGTCGTGTGCGGCGGTGACCACGAGGGCGGGCGGCAGACCGGTGAGGTCCGCGCGCTTGGCGGGCGAGACGCGCGGGTCGGCGGGGTCGGCGCCGCTGTCGAGGTAGAAGGCGTTGAAGGGCTTCAGCCCGGCCGTCTCCATGCCGTAGCCCACCGCGTTCTCACGCAGCGAGGGGTAGCGGTCCTCGTCGAAGTCCAGGTCGAGCGACGGGTAGTAGAGGACCTGGTGGGTGATCCGGTGGAAGCCGTCGTCGTGCGCCCGTGCCGCCACGGCGGCGACGAAGGTGCCGCCGGAGCTGTCCCCGGCGAGGGCGAGGGTTCTGCCGTCCCAGCCGAGGTCCGCGCTCTCCTCGGCGGCCCAGCGCACGACGGCGTAGCAGTCGTCGAGTCCGGCGGGGAAGGCCGCCTCGGGGGCGAGGCGGTAGCCGACGGAGACGACCTTGAGGCCGGTCTCCTTCGCCAGCGAGCGGGCGACGTGGTCGTGCGTCTCCAGACTGCCGAGGAAGAAGGCGCCACCGTGGAAGTAGACCAGCAGGCCGTGGCTCTCGGCGTCGGTCGGGGTGTGGACGCGTACGGGTACGCCACCCAGCGCGGTCGGCGCGGTCAGGTCCTCGACGGCGTGGAGCGGCAGGCGTTCGGCGAGGGGGGCGACGTGCGCCTCGTCCGCGGCGCGCAGGGCGACGGGGTCGAGCGGTCCTTCGGGCGGGGTGGGCAGGGTGGCGAGGAAGCGGGCGATCTCGGGGTGCAGGGTCATGGTGTCGGTCCTGATCAGTCCTGGGAGGCTGCGGTGGCAGCGGCGGGCTTCTGGCCGGGGAAGACCTCGTGGATCTCCTCCTCGCTCCAGCCCTGGCGGGAGATGCGCTGGAGTTCGTCGGTCACCGGTTTGCGAATGGCCTGGTAGTGGGCCAGCGCCTCCTTCACGGTGTCCGCCGAGCGCAGCGCGTCGGCGAGCGCGCCGGCGTCCTCGATGGCGGAGTTGGCGCCCTGGCCCTGGTGGTGCAGCATCGAGTGGGCGGCGTCGCCGACGAGTACGACGGAGTCGGTGTGCCAGGTGTCGACGGGGTCGATGTCGTAGACGGCCCGGACGTTGACGGTGTCCATGTCGAGGTCGCGGGCGATGTTGACCAGGCGCTCGTCGAAGCCGTCGAGGGTCGCGAGCAGGTCGTCCTTGGTGATCTGGGGCGACCATGTGCTGTCCGGGCAGAGGGCGGTGACGTCGAAGGACACCTGGTCGCGGTGGCGCAGCGGCAGCAGGTAGACCTTCGTGCCCCGGCCGATGTACATGCGCAGGTTGTCGTCGACGGCCATCCCGTGACAGGCGTCGACGGGGATGACCGCGCGGTAGGCGTGTTCGCCCGAGAAGACCGGCCCCCGGTCTCCGAAGAGTTCCTTGCGGACGACCGACTTGATGCCGTCGGCGCCGACGACCAGGTCCGCCTCGACGCTCACGCCGTTGGCAAAGGTGAGGACGGAGCCGTCGTCCTTCTCCGTGACGGACTCCAGTTTGTGCCCGAGGTGCACCATGCCCTCGGGCAGGACGCCGAGGAGGGCCTCGATGAAGTCGCCCCGATGGATCAGGTGGGTCTGCGTCTGGTCGCCGGCGACCGGCCAGGGCTCCTGCATGATCGGTTCGGCGGTGGCGGTGAGGATCTCGAAGCGGTCGCTGGGCGAGCTGACCTTCGCGATGGCGTCGAAGATGCCCCACGCACGGAACCTGTTCATGGTGGAGGGCCGCAGGCCGATGCCGGCGCCCACCTCCCGAATGCTGGTGGCCTGTTCGTAGACGTTGACGTCGGCGCCGAGCAGGCTCAGTGCCTTCGCCGCCGCCGCACCGCCGTACCCCGCTCCGACGATGGCTATTCTCAGGTTCTCGAGGTTCTTGTGGTCGGGCGTGTCCGAGAGCTGCATGGTGGTTCTCTCTACTTCTGGATGGTGAGGAAGTCGGCGGGGTTGTCCACGAAGATCGTCTTGATCGCGGCGTCCTCGAGACCCGCGGCGCGGAGGTCCGGGATCAGGTCGTCGAAGAGGTAGTTGACGGTGTGGCCCTTCACGCCCGGCCAGCCCAACGGACTGCAGTTGGCGTCGGCGGAGGCGAGGACCTGCTTGATCCGGCCGTCGCCGATGAACCGGAGGAAGTGGTCGAGGCGTTCCTTGCGGGGACGGGCCCAGAACGGCGGGTCCGGCAGTTCGGTCTCGTAGCCGAAGGTGTCGAAGCCGATGCGGCCGCCCTGCTCGGCGATCCAGACGTCGCGCGTCTTGTCGGCGTTCACCCCGTCGTCCACGTGTCCGAAGAGCACGCGGTCGAGCGGGAGCCCTTCCTCGGTGAAGATCGCGATGGCATTCTCCGCGTCGATGGCGAGGTGGGTCAGGATCGGTACGCCGGTGGCGAGCGAGGCGCGGGCGGCGGCGCGGTAGATGCGCTTGTCCAGCTCCGTCATCCGGCCGCCGCGGCTCACCCCGACCTTGATGACCCCGGCGCGACTGCGGGTGTCGCCGATGCCGACGGTGATCTCGTGCGTGAACTGCCGGGTCAGGTAATCCGCGTCGGCGCGGGCGAAGTGCGGCAGGGCTGTGTCGCCGCCGACGAAGCCGGTGCAGGCGATGATGTGCACGCCGGTCTTCGCGGAGAGCGACTTGTAGTAGTCGACGTCACGGCCGTTGCAGATGCCGGTCGCGTCGACGAAGGTGCCGCCGCCGTTCTCGTGGAAGGCCCGCAGCTTGGGGACGGTCTCCTCGTACCGCTGCTCGGGGGTCTTCCACCACTTCGTGTCCAGCTCGGAGCCGGGCATCCCGTAGCCAATGTGCTCGTGGATGGCCACCAGCCCCAGCGCCTCGGCCGGTACCGGCCCGAGGACGGAGTTCACTCTCGACACAACACTCACCTTTGAGTAGGAGACTTGACGGTGGTTCGCGGGGCGCGCTCGGCCACGGCGCGGACCCGGCTGCGGTACAGCACTCAGCGCGCGGACAGCAGCTCGCGCGGATTGTCGACGAGGACGCGCCGCACGTCCTCGTCGCCGAGGCCGTGCGCCTTCAGCAGCGGGACGAAGTCGGTCAGGACGCGGCTGTACGGGACGTCGTTGCCGGCGTGGCCCTTGGCGACCCCGGTCGCGCCGGCCGACAGCAGGATCCGGCCCCCGAAGCCCGCCCGTACGAGGTCGGTGACCAGCTCGGCGCGCTCCGCGTCGGTGAGGTGCTCCTCGTCCTCACTACCGACGTGGTCGAACGCGACGTACGCGCCGCGGTGGGCGGTTTCCACGGGTGCCCCGGCGGCTGCGGCGTCCCTGCGGTCGAGTCCGCCGACGACGACCCGGTCGGCGGGGAGCCTTTCGTCCAGGACGACGCCGAGGTCGTGGGGGGCGTCGCCGCCGAAGCGGAGGGAGACGGCGACGCCGGTGGCGAGCGCGGTCCGGGCCGCTCCCCGGGCGAGGCTCTCGTCG
This window encodes:
- a CDS encoding alpha/beta hydrolase yields the protein MTLHPEIARFLATLPTPPEGPLDPVALRAADEAHVAPLAERLPLHAVEDLTAPTALGGVPVRVHTPTDAESHGLLVYFHGGAFFLGSLETHDHVARSLAKETGLKVVSVGYRLAPEAAFPAGLDDCYAVVRWAAEESADLGWDGRTLALAGDSSGGTFVAAVAARAHDDGFHRITHQVLYYPSLDLDFDEDRYPSLRENAVGYGMETAGLKPFNAFYLDSGADPADPRVSPAKRADLTGLPPALVVTAAHDPLRDEGELHGRRLREAGVPATVSRYEGAGHGFVQHFSWLPEYRRVFEETRDFLRSEPS
- a CDS encoding FAD-dependent monooxygenase, which encodes MQLSDTPDHKNLENLRIAIVGAGYGGAAAAKALSLLGADVNVYEQATSIREVGAGIGLRPSTMNRFRAWGIFDAIAKVSSPSDRFEILTATAEPIMQEPWPVAGDQTQTHLIHRGDFIEALLGVLPEGMVHLGHKLESVTEKDDGSVLTFANGVSVEADLVVGADGIKSVVRKELFGDRGPVFSGEHAYRAVIPVDACHGMAVDDNLRMYIGRGTKVYLLPLRHRDQVSFDVTALCPDSTWSPQITKDDLLATLDGFDERLVNIARDLDMDTVNVRAVYDIDPVDTWHTDSVVLVGDAAHSMLHHQGQGANSAIEDAGALADALRSADTVKEALAHYQAIRKPVTDELQRISRQGWSEEEIHEVFPGQKPAAATAASQD
- a CDS encoding phosphotriesterase — translated: MSRVNSVLGPVPAEALGLVAIHEHIGYGMPGSELDTKWWKTPEQRYEETVPKLRAFHENGGGTFVDATGICNGRDVDYYKSLSAKTGVHIIACTGFVGGDTALPHFARADADYLTRQFTHEITVGIGDTRSRAGVIKVGVSRGGRMTELDKRIYRAAARASLATGVPILTHLAIDAENAIAIFTEEGLPLDRVLFGHVDDGVNADKTRDVWIAEQGGRIGFDTFGYETELPDPPFWARPRKERLDHFLRFIGDGRIKQVLASADANCSPLGWPGVKGHTVNYLFDDLIPDLRAAGLEDAAIKTIFVDNPADFLTIQK